The Argonema galeatum A003/A1 genome segment CGTACTCTGAGCGAAGTTCATCTTCCATTTCCATATCATCCCCCTTCATAAGCTTTTCGTTCTGCCCGTGTTACTTCTCTAGCGCTAATCAGCCGAATAGCGTTACCTCGTTCTGTGTAGGACACAAGTAATAATCGACCTTGACTTGACTCTCCAATAATAATGTAGCGATGCTCATCGTAGGAATGGTCAGGATCGTAAAAATCGACTTTCATTGCAAAGACTCGCGAAGTTTCTGAAACACTTGCTCTGCCGGAATGCCAGTAACTCTATCTTCGTCCATTGCTCGATCGCGTAATTGGGCTTCCCGAACCCATACACTTGCAATTTCTTGGTCAATTTCATCGGTTTGACCTAAGTATGCAAGAAGTCGAGCTAGCAGTGCTGCCTGAGAGTCCTTCGGCAGCGCCAGAACTTCTGCTTCAAGCTGTTCGAGTGTCATAGTAGTTTGAAACTCCTTAGTAACTATCCTTAAGCTATCAGGTTTAGATAAATTAATAGGGTGAACTTTTGCCCACCCCACTACTATAAATTAACTCGATTGAACTGTTAGCAATTCTTGCGGTAATCGCTTGAAAGCAAGGCGTTCGTTTTCCACATCTACAAAGATGGTATCGCCATCCTTGAATTCGCCGCGCAATATTGCTTTGGCAATTTGCGTTTCCAGTTCGCGTTGAATTGCTCTCTTTAACGGACGCGCACCGTAAACTGGATCGTGCCCTACTTCTGCTAAAAAGTCAATAGCTGCATCGGAAAGTTTGAGGGAGATTTTGCGATCGATCAATCGTTTACCTAATCTCTGCACTTGCAGTTGCACAATCTTCCGCAACTCTTGCTTATTCAATGCGTGGAAGATGATCATCTCATCAATCCGGTTGAGGAATTCGGGACGGAAGCTAGATTGCATCGCATCCATCACCCGACTACGCATTTCTTCGTAGCGGGAATCATCGCCAGCAATATCCAAAATATATTGAGAACCGATATTGCTGGTCATGATAATGACGGTATTCTTGAAGTCTACCGTGTGACCTTGAGCGTCGGTAACACGACCGTCATCCAGTATTTGTAGCAGTACGTTGAACACATCAGGGTGCGCTTTTTCGATTTCATCGAATAGAATTACCGCGAAAGGACGACGACGAATTGATTCAGTTAATTGTCCGCCTTCTTCATAACCGACATATCCGGGAGGCGCACCAATCAAACGCGATACGGCGTGTTTCTCCATGTATTCGGACATATCAATTCGCACCAAAGCTTCTTCGGTATCGAACAAGTAAGCCGCAAGTGCTTTAGCTAATTCTGTTTTGCCAACACCCGTCGGGCCGAGAAAAATAAAGCTAGCGGTGGGACGATTTGGGTCGGCTAAACCAGCGCGAGAACGCTGTATTGCATCTGCTACAGCTGTAACGGCTTCATCTTGACCGACTACACGGTTGTGTAGTTCTTCTTCCAAGTGCAAGAGTTTTTCTTTCTCGGATTCCACCAGTTTGCTGATGGGAATTCCAGTCCATTTGGAGATGATTTCGGCAATATCGGATTCTGTGACTTCTTCCCGCAGTAGGGATTTACCGCTTCTTTGAGTTTGCGCTA includes the following:
- a CDS encoding BrnT family toxin; its protein translation is MKVDFYDPDHSYDEHRYIIIGESSQGRLLLVSYTERGNAIRLISAREVTRAERKAYEGG
- a CDS encoding addiction module protein; the protein is MTLEQLEAEVLALPKDSQAALLARLLAYLGQTDEIDQEIASVWVREAQLRDRAMDEDRVTGIPAEQVFQKLRESLQ